The uncultured Campylobacter sp. DNA window CCTTGACTGCAAAAATACAAAGTAGTATAACCGCAACCGCGATTTATGAAGCATTAAATTTACCTCCGTTTTGGGGCAAATTTAAGCCTGAGGCTGCGACACTTCGGCTTAACCTCGGGGCAATTATACTAAAAAATACGAAAATCTTCCTGATTTATCCTTTTGCGCGCGGCTTTATCCGTAGCGGCGAAATTTGAAGCAGATAAATTTGAGCTTTTGGTTAAATTTAGATCAAGGCAAAATTTGTGCGAAATGAGAGTTTAAATAGAATTTAGAAAATAAAAGAGATAAACCCCGAAAGGTCGGGGTTTATCGCGGATCAATTAAGCCAAAGTTAGGTTACCGTCGCCATCTGTTTTAGCTGAGCTTAAATCTACGGTGCCAGATAGCTTGACTATGTAGTCATCGCTGCTTATGACATTACCTGTCATTCCAGACTTTACTATGTATGTATCGGTTGTATTGCTATCGGGGTCTTGATATGTAAAATACGCGACCTTTTTGTTGCCTGCAGCCTCTATGGCTTTTTGTACGTTATTAATAAAATCAAGCGACCTTGAAGATTCGTATTTAACGAGTTGAGTTTGCGATACCGTATTTGTCGAGTCGCCCATTTTGATTTTATCTCCTCTGGCAAAGTCGGTAATAGTAGCTACGTTTGACGCAGGGAATGTAGCATCATTGCCTACTTGATTTATCTCAAATGTATCATTGCCAGCTCCGCCGGTTATTACTGAACTTGACTTACTGCCGATTCCTTTTATGATATCATCGTTTTCACCGGCATTTACGGTATATTTTTCCGTGCTTACTAGCGTAATAGTATCCTTGCCTGCGCCGGTTATCACGGTTGAGCCTTTTGCCGTTGCGTTTAGGGTTATATCGTTGTCTTTTGTTGCGCTGCCCTTTATAGTAGAATTTTCTACTATGTGATCTGTACCGTTAAGAGTAAATTTACCCTCTAGCGCGCTTGCGTCTAGAGTTTTTATTTTTTTGACGCTAGCATCCAATGTAAGTTCGGTTGCTATATCGCCTTTGATAGTTACGGATTTTAAAGCATCCGCCGTATCTGCGCCGGTAGCTAGCTTTATAACGTTTTTTGCGGTAGACGTTTTGGTATCGTCAGCTTTTGAGTCAATATTCAGCGTCTCTATATCTTTTACTACTATGTTTGCGGTATTTACTAATCCTGCATGATTATCTTTTGGGTCAAATACTAAATTTAACGTATCGCTAGTATTTGTGCTGGCTTCTTTGACTGCCAATGTTAAATCACTTGTTATTTCGCTTTTTTCGATTGTTATAGTAGAGTTATTTAAAATATTAGTTACCGACTTAGCCGCACTCGCTCCGCTAGCTATAACGATATTGTTAAACCCGCTCCACTTAGACATATCTATATCGTCGCTTATAGGGGTTTTGATTTTTAACCCTTCAAAATTTCTAAGAGTTACCTTGTCGCCAGCCCCGTCTTTAGCTATAGCTGCGGTTACGGTTACAACATCCACTCCAGCTCCACCGTCTACGGTTTGTAGTTGAGTGACGCCGGTTAAATCTACTACGTCGTTACCGCTTCCTAATACTACGTTAGAGTTGGCTATATTGCCTATAACTAAATTTGCAAAATTTCCTGTAAATGTGCTAGCGTCGAAATTGGTTAAGTTACTTTGATCTTTTACGTCTAGAGTTAAGTCCTTAGCATCGCCTGCGACCGTAACCTTGGTAAGAGAGTTGATTTTTGTATGGTCTATTGTAAGAGTAGCCGATTTTTGCGCTTTTGCGTTTATGCTTAGCGTTTTTACTTTATTGGGAGCGCTTGCGGTTAAAGTTACCTTACCTATGTTATCTCCGGTATAAGTCATAGATAGCTCTACGTTTTCCGCATCGGTAGATATATTTTTATCGTCGTTTGTGCCGAATTTAACGTCTTTTAGGCTTATCTTGGCGGCTTTAGCTACGGTTAAACTAGCGTCTAGAGTTAAATTTGCTAAAGTTAAATCGGCTACCTCGGTTAGGACGCTTGAGCTTGCAAGGGTATTGGCTTTATTTGTTAGATTTATACTAGCCTTTGTAGCCTTAGCGGCTTTAACATAGGAAAGTTCAGTATCTGGCGTTGGAGTGCCTGCTTTAACGGTGACTTCTTTGGCTTCGTTGGCAGTTAGCTGGACTTGTTTGGTGGTATCGATAGAAACCTTTTCTTTTGTATCCGTAGAAATAGTTACCGCGCCGATGGTTTGGATGTTTAGGTTATCTAGGCCTCTGTTTATATCGGCGGAGCCGCTAAACGCTACTTCTGATCTGATGTTTAGGTTTT harbors:
- a CDS encoding surface array protein, with the translated sequence MAVTKAQVAQLYVALFNRAPEGAGLNAWFAAGATKTQAQLADDMLRSPAVQSYFNGRIDTDRGFVSNIYKNFLGKDYADDPAGIESWVRHLEAGHSRGETLVKLFEVAQTPEAIAAAPVAAAIFRNKTAVSAYMAEKIADIAQRDDGTYDYEPFQAIIRGTTDTNLEEQKAKVDQLASGQTPSTNKNLTAETDNIVGTDGDDTFNGVYYVGNGTRTSTLSSLDTLDGKAGKDTLNLTVQKNGGGSDSVDMSAIEGAMRGVSNIENLNIRSEVAFSGSADINRGLDNLNIQTIGAVTISTDTKEKVSIDTTKQVQLTANEAKEVTVKAGTPTPDTELSYVKAAKATKASINLTNKANTLASSSVLTEVADLTLANLTLDASLTVAKAAKISLKDVKFGTNDDKNISTDAENVELSMTYTGDNIGKVTLTASAPNKVKTLSINAKAQKSATLTIDHTKINSLTKVTVAGDAKDLTLDVKDQSNLTNFDASTFTGNFANLVIGNIANSNVVLGSGNDVVDLTGVTQLQTVDGGAGVDVVTVTAAIAKDGAGDKVTLRNFEGLKIKTPISDDIDMSKWSGFNNIVIASGASAAKSVTNILNNSTITIEKSEITSDLTLAVKEASTNTSDTLNLVFDPKDNHAGLVNTANIVVKDIETLNIDSKADDTKTSTAKNVIKLATGADTADALKSVTIKGDIATELTLDASVKKIKTLDASALEGKFTLNGTDHIVENSTIKGSATKDNDITLNATAKGSTVITGAGKDTITLVSTEKYTVNAGENDDIIKGIGSKSSSVITGGAGNDTFEINQVGNDATFPASNVATITDFARGDKIKMGDSTNTVSQTQLVKYESSRSLDFINNVQKAIEAAGNKKVAYFTYQDPDSNTTDTYIVKSGMTGNVISSDDYIVKLSGTVDLSSAKTDGDGNLTLA